The proteins below are encoded in one region of Amycolatopsis acidiphila:
- a CDS encoding winged helix-turn-helix transcriptional regulator, with amino-acid sequence MPTSRSYQEACGIARALDVVGERWALLVVRELLFGPQRFSVLRKALPAASTNLLTDRLRELEGNGVLHRRRVDGAWVYELTEWGRRLEPILLALGGWGLRVPLPPGPALNATSVMIFLRGVVRPGPEASYRIELDGRVWTVRTGGGEVSVAAGEPAEADASIRTDPATLNELLSDAATLDTAVSDGRVVVTGSLPAFRRLVRSAVTP; translated from the coding sequence ATGCCGACGAGCCGGAGCTACCAGGAGGCGTGCGGAATCGCGCGCGCCCTCGACGTCGTGGGGGAGCGCTGGGCGCTGCTCGTCGTGCGCGAGCTGCTGTTCGGGCCGCAGCGGTTTTCGGTGCTGCGCAAGGCGCTTCCGGCCGCGAGCACGAACCTGCTGACCGACCGGCTGCGCGAGCTCGAGGGCAACGGGGTGCTGCACCGGCGCCGCGTGGACGGTGCCTGGGTCTACGAGCTGACCGAATGGGGACGGCGGCTGGAGCCGATCCTGCTGGCGCTCGGCGGCTGGGGCCTGCGCGTCCCGCTGCCGCCCGGGCCGGCGCTCAACGCCACCTCGGTCATGATCTTCCTGCGGGGCGTCGTGCGCCCGGGGCCTGAGGCGTCCTACCGCATCGAGCTCGACGGTCGCGTGTGGACGGTCCGCACCGGCGGCGGCGAAGTGTCCGTGGCGGCCGGCGAACCGGCCGAGGCCGACGCCTCGATCCGCACCGATCCGGCGACCTTGAACGAGCTGCTCTCCGACGCCGCGACCCTCGACACCGCGGTGTCGGACGGGCGCGTGGTCGTCACCGGCAGCCTGCCGGCCTTCCGTCGCCTCGTACGGTCCGCGGTCACGCCCTGA
- a CDS encoding MFS transporter: MTAWPGRGLALLVAGTFFMENLDGTIIATAAPRMAASFGVPSVDISAAMTAYLVTLAVGIPASGWLASRFGTRAVFGSAIVIFTVASGLCAASVSLPMLIGMRVLQGLGGAMMVPVGRLAVLRSTDRRDLIRAIAYLTWPGLIAPVLAPVLGGFFTQYASWRWIFLVNLPLGVLAGLLAARMVPAARAGVESTLDWLGFLLTGVSLAALVLGMHWVGQSPVHWGGVVAALAVGAGTGLLAVRHLRRGAQPLMDLRTLRVRTYRIATAGGSAYRAVITAVPFLLPLLFQDAFGWDPVHSGLVVIAVFAGNVGIKPFTTPIMRRFPFRPVLLASLAGGVATLVGCALLTTATPLWLILAVLFVSGVFRSIGFTAYNTLQFADVGKAELPSANTLAATSQQLAAGLGVALGALALRVGVPIAGDAGTGAYRVAFVILAAAMAACALEVVRLPAGAGDQVRAGSR, translated from the coding sequence GTGACCGCATGGCCCGGCCGTGGCCTCGCGCTCCTGGTCGCCGGCACGTTCTTCATGGAGAACCTGGACGGCACCATCATCGCCACCGCCGCGCCCCGGATGGCCGCCTCCTTCGGTGTGCCTTCGGTCGACATCAGCGCCGCGATGACCGCCTACCTGGTCACCCTCGCGGTCGGCATCCCCGCCAGCGGCTGGCTCGCGAGCCGGTTCGGCACCCGCGCGGTGTTCGGCTCGGCCATCGTGATCTTCACCGTGGCCTCGGGCCTGTGCGCCGCCAGCGTCAGCCTCCCCATGCTCATCGGGATGCGGGTGCTGCAGGGCCTGGGCGGCGCGATGATGGTGCCGGTCGGCAGGCTGGCGGTGCTGCGCAGCACGGACAGGCGCGACCTGATCCGGGCGATCGCCTACCTGACCTGGCCGGGGCTGATCGCGCCCGTGCTGGCGCCGGTGCTCGGCGGGTTCTTCACCCAGTACGCGTCCTGGCGCTGGATCTTCCTGGTCAACCTCCCGCTCGGCGTGCTCGCCGGGCTGCTCGCGGCGCGCATGGTGCCCGCCGCCCGCGCCGGCGTCGAGTCCACCTTGGACTGGCTCGGCTTCCTGCTCACCGGCGTGAGCCTGGCCGCACTGGTACTCGGGATGCACTGGGTCGGCCAGTCGCCGGTCCACTGGGGCGGCGTGGTCGCGGCGCTGGCCGTCGGCGCCGGCACCGGCCTGCTCGCGGTGCGGCACCTGCGGCGCGGCGCACAGCCGCTGATGGACCTGCGGACGCTGCGGGTGCGCACCTACCGGATCGCCACCGCAGGCGGGTCGGCCTACCGGGCGGTGATCACCGCGGTCCCGTTCCTGCTCCCGCTGCTGTTCCAGGACGCGTTCGGCTGGGACCCGGTGCATTCCGGCCTGGTCGTGATCGCCGTGTTCGCGGGCAACGTCGGGATCAAGCCCTTCACCACCCCGATCATGCGCCGGTTCCCGTTCCGGCCGGTGCTGCTGGCGAGCCTCGCCGGTGGGGTGGCCACCCTCGTCGGCTGCGCCCTGCTGACCACCGCCACCCCGCTGTGGCTGATCCTGGCGGTGCTGTTCGTCAGCGGCGTGTTCCGCTCGATCGGCTTCACCGCCTACAACACGCTGCAGTTCGCCGACGTCGGCAAGGCGGAGCTGCCGAGCGCGAACACCCTGGCGGCGACGAGCCAGCAGCTCGCGGCCGGGCTGGGCGTCGCGCTCGGGGCGCTCGCGCTGCGCGTCGGCGTGCCCATCGCCGGTGACGCGGGCACCGGCGCCTACCGGGTGGCGTTCGTCATCCTCGCCGCCGCGATGGCGGCCTGCGCGCTGGAGGTCGTCCGGCTCCCGGCCGGAGCCGGGGACCAGGTCCGCGCCGGCTCCCGCTAG
- a CDS encoding GntR family transcriptional regulator, whose product MTGPNVFLTKSDAAYAEVRRRILSGELAPGSVLAQYDLAESLSMSITPLREALRRLKGEGLVELDVHRDARVAPLHAAEARELFEIRLALDPLAAGLAARRRTDEDMAALRETAGRLLPVTRQWGEEALVAHHAFHRALYRASHNENLVGMLDGLWDKSDRYRRMGLELPPGEEPRLRDHAEHQTMMRLVIDGDAEAAGRLMREHIEQSLTAAAISALEDGSPAR is encoded by the coding sequence GTGACCGGCCCGAACGTCTTCCTCACCAAGAGCGACGCGGCCTACGCGGAGGTCCGCCGCCGGATCCTGTCCGGGGAGCTGGCCCCGGGATCCGTGCTCGCGCAGTACGACCTCGCGGAGTCGCTGTCGATGAGCATCACCCCGCTGCGCGAGGCCCTGCGCAGGCTCAAGGGCGAGGGACTGGTCGAGCTGGACGTGCACCGCGACGCGCGGGTCGCGCCGCTGCACGCGGCGGAGGCCCGCGAGCTGTTCGAGATCCGGCTGGCGCTGGACCCGCTGGCCGCCGGGCTGGCCGCGCGCCGCCGCACGGACGAGGACATGGCGGCGCTGCGCGAGACGGCGGGCCGGCTGCTGCCGGTCACGCGCCAGTGGGGGGAGGAGGCGCTGGTCGCGCACCACGCCTTCCACCGTGCGCTCTACCGGGCCTCCCACAACGAGAACCTGGTCGGCATGCTCGACGGGCTGTGGGACAAGTCGGACCGTTACCGCCGGATGGGCCTGGAGCTGCCGCCGGGCGAGGAGCCGCGGCTGCGCGACCACGCCGAGCACCAGACCATGATGCGGCTGGTGATCGACGGCGACGCCGAGGCGGCCGGGCGGCTCATGCGCGAGCACATCGAGCAGAGCCTCACGGCGGCCGCGATCTCCGCGCTGGAGGACGGCTCGCCCGCGCGGTGA
- a CDS encoding PRC-barrel domain containing protein, producing MRASELLHRRVTDRAGRPLGKVIDLVVGPDATGSPVLVAVLVSRRRRGRLLGYDRPGRQGPWLLSQFAGIVFGRPREVPWAEIRWEAGDEPR from the coding sequence GTGCGGGCGAGTGAGCTGCTGCACCGCCGGGTCACCGACCGCGCCGGGCGGCCGCTGGGCAAGGTGATCGACCTGGTCGTCGGCCCGGACGCCACGGGCAGCCCGGTGCTCGTGGCGGTGCTGGTGTCCCGTCGCAGGCGCGGGCGACTGCTCGGCTACGACCGGCCCGGCCGGCAGGGGCCCTGGTTGCTGTCACAGTTCGCCGGGATCGTCTTCGGGCGCCCGCGGGAGGTGCCCTGGGCGGAGATCCGCTGGGAGGCCGGTGACGAGCCGCGCTAG
- a CDS encoding cation:dicarboxylate symporter family transporter, giving the protein MSRLRFLKQLWVQVLLGAVLGIAVGLAFPGFGGAMKPLSDWFIALITMIVAPVIFCVVTTGIASMDNVRRVGRIGVKALVYFVGLSLLSMLIGLVVANVFKPGAGMHVDVGSLDASSVPGVKNTHTGFTDFVSGIIPDTLLSAFTGDNILSALFVAILFGFALNVAGERARVLTNLISGLSDVVFRIVSWIMRLAPIGTFGALAAVVSTYGAGSLAQLGYLILLFLATCVLYVLVVLGGVMRACRLGLFALMRFLKDELLIALSTCSSEAVLPQFIRKLETLGAGRPVVGITVPAGFSFNLDGSAVYLTMASLFLAQAVDIHLSWQQQLVMVGVMMLTSKGTAGVAGGAFVVLASSVTAIGHVPLAALALIVGVDRILNEGRVFINVLGNAVATIVVGKWEKDFDHARARRVLAGEDPVEHEEPAREARVTTG; this is encoded by the coding sequence ATGTCACGGTTGCGGTTCTTGAAGCAGCTCTGGGTGCAGGTCCTGCTCGGCGCGGTGCTCGGCATCGCGGTGGGCCTGGCCTTCCCCGGTTTCGGCGGTGCGATGAAGCCGCTGAGCGACTGGTTCATCGCGCTCATCACGATGATCGTGGCGCCGGTGATCTTCTGCGTGGTGACCACGGGCATCGCGTCGATGGACAACGTGCGCCGCGTCGGGCGGATCGGGGTGAAGGCCCTGGTCTACTTCGTCGGGCTGTCGCTGCTGTCCATGCTGATCGGCCTGGTGGTGGCGAACGTGTTCAAGCCCGGCGCGGGCATGCACGTCGACGTCGGCTCGCTGGACGCGAGCTCGGTGCCGGGTGTGAAGAACACCCACACCGGCTTCACCGACTTCGTCTCCGGCATCATCCCGGACACCCTGCTCTCGGCCTTCACCGGCGACAACATCCTCTCCGCGCTGTTCGTGGCGATCCTGTTCGGGTTCGCCCTCAACGTCGCGGGCGAGCGCGCCAGGGTGCTGACGAACCTCATCTCCGGACTGTCCGACGTGGTCTTCCGGATCGTCTCGTGGATCATGCGGCTCGCCCCGATCGGCACGTTCGGCGCGCTCGCCGCGGTGGTGAGCACCTACGGCGCGGGCAGCCTCGCCCAGCTCGGCTACCTCATCCTGCTGTTCCTCGCGACCTGCGTGCTCTACGTCCTCGTGGTGCTGGGCGGGGTGATGCGCGCCTGCCGGCTCGGCCTGTTCGCCCTCATGCGGTTCCTCAAGGACGAGCTGCTGATCGCGCTGAGCACCTGTTCGAGCGAGGCCGTGCTGCCGCAGTTCATCCGCAAGCTCGAGACGCTCGGTGCGGGCAGGCCGGTCGTCGGGATCACCGTCCCGGCGGGGTTCTCGTTCAACCTCGACGGCTCGGCCGTCTACCTCACGATGGCCTCGCTGTTCCTGGCCCAGGCCGTGGACATCCACCTGTCCTGGCAGCAGCAGCTGGTGATGGTCGGGGTGATGATGCTGACCAGCAAGGGCACCGCGGGGGTCGCGGGCGGGGCGTTCGTGGTGCTGGCGAGCAGCGTCACCGCGATCGGGCACGTGCCGCTGGCCGCGCTCGCGCTGATCGTCGGCGTGGACCGGATCCTCAACGAGGGGCGGGTGTTCATCAACGTGCTGGGCAACGCCGTCGCCACCATCGTGGTCGGCAAGTGGGAGAAGGACTTCGACCACGCGCGGGCCCGCCGGGTCCTGGCGGGCGAGGACCCGGTCGAGCACGAAGAGCCGGCGCGGGAGGCCCGGGTCACCACCGGCTGA
- a CDS encoding NAD-dependent epimerase/dehydratase family protein — protein sequence MTALVLPTEQDRAIIRGYRDMDNLRVVEGDVTDYAAVEPALRGADFVLHTGAVVSPVADDHPELTHRVNVGGARTIIRAVRAQPDPGTIGVVMIGSVAETGDRNPPHHWGRVGDPLRVSRYDEYGQSKVAAERELVDSGLPRWAWLRQTGIFHPGLLRVRDAIMTHTPIGGVLEWVSAEDAARLLAGICEDDVPAGFWGHVYNIGGGEGWRLTNWEFQTRMMAALGVPDVRRWYDRDWFATRNFHGHWYTDSDRLDELVPFRRDTFDGALARAVRGAPPSVRLAGRVPPWLVKHLVVKPLTRHPRGTMAWLRDNDEERIRAYFGSREEWARIGTWADFEEPRPARTPTFLDHGYDEDRDPARWTARDLAGAAAFRGGELLSEPVTGRPRRPLRWRCGLGHVFTGSPYLILAAGHWCPECVRDTAGYRRQAGHNRFLAQLLDDESSSVRA from the coding sequence GTGACGGCGCTGGTCCTGCCGACCGAGCAGGACCGCGCGATCATCCGCGGCTACCGGGACATGGACAACCTGCGGGTGGTCGAGGGCGACGTGACCGACTACGCGGCCGTCGAACCGGCTCTGCGTGGCGCCGACTTCGTCCTGCACACCGGCGCGGTGGTGTCCCCGGTGGCCGACGACCACCCGGAGCTGACCCACCGGGTCAACGTCGGCGGTGCCCGCACGATCATCCGGGCGGTCCGGGCCCAGCCCGACCCCGGCACCATTGGCGTGGTGATGATCGGCTCGGTCGCCGAGACCGGCGACCGCAACCCGCCGCACCACTGGGGCCGGGTGGGCGATCCGCTGCGGGTGTCCCGCTACGACGAGTACGGGCAGAGCAAGGTCGCCGCCGAGCGGGAGCTGGTCGACTCGGGCCTGCCCCGGTGGGCGTGGCTGCGCCAGACCGGCATCTTCCACCCCGGCCTGCTCCGGGTCCGTGACGCGATCATGACCCACACCCCGATCGGCGGCGTGCTGGAATGGGTGTCCGCGGAGGACGCCGCCCGGCTGCTCGCCGGCATCTGCGAGGACGACGTGCCGGCTGGGTTCTGGGGCCACGTGTACAACATCGGCGGCGGCGAGGGCTGGCGACTGACCAACTGGGAGTTCCAGACCCGGATGATGGCGGCGCTGGGGGTGCCGGACGTGCGCCGGTGGTACGACCGGGACTGGTTCGCCACGCGCAACTTCCACGGCCACTGGTACACCGACTCCGACCGGCTGGACGAGCTGGTGCCCTTCCGGCGGGACACCTTCGACGGCGCCCTCGCCCGGGCCGTCCGCGGCGCGCCCCCGTCGGTCCGGCTGGCGGGCAGGGTCCCGCCGTGGCTGGTCAAGCACCTCGTGGTCAAGCCGCTCACCCGCCACCCGCGCGGCACGATGGCGTGGCTGCGCGACAACGACGAGGAGCGCATCCGCGCCTACTTCGGCTCCCGCGAGGAGTGGGCGCGCATCGGCACCTGGGCGGACTTCGAGGAACCACGGCCCGCACGCACCCCCACCTTCCTCGACCACGGCTACGACGAGGACCGGGACCCGGCGCGGTGGACGGCGCGGGACCTCGCCGGGGCCGCCGCCTTCCGCGGCGGCGAGCTGCTGTCGGAGCCGGTCACCGGCCGGCCCCGCAGGCCCCTGCGGTGGCGGTGCGGCCTCGGGCACGTCTTCACCGGCAGCCCGTACCTGATCCTCGCGGCCGGGCACTGGTGCCCGGAGTGCGTCCGCGACACCGCCGGGTACCGGCGTCAGGCCGGGCACAACCGCTTCCTCGCCCAGCTGCTCGACGACGAGTCCAGCTCGGTCAGGGCGTGA
- a CDS encoding mandelate racemase/muconate lactonizing enzyme family protein, whose protein sequence is MKIVSVHEGTVPISSAIRNAWIDFSSMDCSVVAVVSDVVREGRPVVGYGFNSNGRYSAGEILRRRMIPRLLAAEPAELLADDGDFVDPAKAWAVMMRNEKPGGHGERSVAVGVLDMALFDLAAKIAGEPLYRWLSRRHGDGQPDESVFVYAAGGYYAPGKGLRELQDEMKGFLDLGYRVVKMKIGGASLAEDLERIEAVLEVLGGDGSRLAVDVNGRFDLRTALEYGAALEPYGLFWYEEAGDPLDYALNATLAEHYPGPLATGENLFSLQDARNLIRYGGLRPDRDYVQVDPALSYGLVEYLRIQRMLAGHGWSSRRCVPHGGHQFSLHLAAALKLGGNESYPGEFQPTGGFADDAVVRDSRVGLTEIPGIGFEAKAAFHRVLRELHD, encoded by the coding sequence ATGAAGATAGTCTCCGTGCACGAGGGCACCGTCCCGATCAGCTCCGCCATCCGCAACGCGTGGATCGACTTCAGCTCGATGGACTGCTCCGTCGTCGCCGTGGTCAGCGACGTGGTCCGCGAAGGGCGCCCGGTCGTGGGCTACGGCTTCAACTCCAACGGCCGCTACAGCGCCGGCGAGATCCTCCGCCGCCGGATGATCCCGCGCCTGCTCGCCGCCGAGCCCGCGGAGCTGCTGGCCGACGACGGCGACTTCGTCGACCCCGCGAAGGCGTGGGCGGTCATGATGCGCAACGAGAAGCCGGGCGGGCACGGGGAACGCTCGGTGGCCGTCGGCGTGCTCGACATGGCCCTGTTCGACCTCGCGGCGAAGATCGCCGGGGAGCCGCTGTACCGGTGGCTGTCGCGGCGCCACGGCGACGGGCAGCCCGACGAGTCGGTCTTCGTCTACGCGGCAGGCGGCTACTACGCGCCCGGCAAGGGGCTGCGTGAGCTGCAGGACGAGATGAAGGGCTTCCTCGACCTCGGCTACCGCGTGGTCAAGATGAAGATCGGCGGGGCCTCGCTGGCCGAGGACCTCGAACGGATCGAAGCCGTCCTGGAGGTGCTGGGCGGCGACGGCTCCCGCCTCGCGGTGGACGTCAACGGCCGGTTCGACCTCAGGACCGCGCTGGAGTACGGCGCCGCGCTCGAGCCGTACGGGCTGTTCTGGTACGAGGAGGCCGGCGACCCCCTCGACTACGCGCTCAACGCGACGCTGGCCGAGCACTACCCCGGCCCGCTGGCGACCGGGGAGAACCTGTTCTCCCTGCAGGACGCGCGCAACCTCATCCGCTACGGCGGGCTGCGCCCGGACCGCGACTACGTCCAGGTCGACCCGGCGCTGAGCTACGGGCTGGTGGAGTACCTGCGGATCCAGCGGATGCTCGCCGGGCACGGCTGGTCCTCGCGGCGCTGTGTCCCGCACGGCGGGCACCAGTTCTCGCTGCACCTGGCCGCCGCGCTCAAGCTCGGCGGCAACGAGTCCTACCCCGGCGAGTTCCAGCCCACCGGCGGGTTCGCCGACGACGCCGTGGTGCGCGACAGCCGGGTGGGCCTCACCGAGATCCCCGGCATCGGCTTCGAGGCCAAGGCGGCCTTCCACCGGGTGCTGCGCGAGCTGCACGACTGA
- a CDS encoding VOC family protein — protein sequence MPQPVVHFEIIGTDPAALRGYYGRLFGWEFDTSGQVAEEVSEAGNYGFTETGEGIAGGVGGGAGRERRVLFYVGVPDVEAALHKAENLGGTRKMGPSRAPGRDLVVGHFTDPEGHLIGLAGPA from the coding sequence ATGCCACAACCCGTTGTCCACTTCGAGATCATCGGTACCGACCCGGCCGCTCTGCGCGGCTACTACGGCCGGCTGTTCGGGTGGGAGTTCGACACGTCCGGGCAGGTCGCCGAGGAGGTGTCCGAGGCCGGGAACTACGGGTTCACCGAGACCGGCGAAGGCATCGCTGGCGGGGTCGGCGGTGGCGCCGGGCGCGAGCGCCGCGTCCTGTTCTACGTCGGCGTCCCGGACGTGGAGGCCGCGCTGCACAAGGCCGAAAACCTCGGCGGGACACGGAAGATGGGGCCGTCGCGGGCGCCGGGCCGCGATCTCGTCGTCGGACACTTCACCGATCCCGAAGGCCACCTGATCGGCCTCGCCGGCCCGGCCTGA
- a CDS encoding NRAMP family divalent metal transporter: MKKGLAVTLGILTAIGGFVDIGDLVANAQSGARFGLRQGWVVVVGVVGICLFAEMAGRVAAVSHRPVFDLVRERLGPRMAMANLVGSYAVTLLTLTAEIGGVALTLQLATSLPHLLWVPLAGFAVWVVLWRVKFELMEQIFGFAGLALVVFVIALFALHPPWGSFASDVVHSSPPDGENWGTYGYMAVSLFASALTPYEVFFFSSGGVEEKWSPKDLATERTNTFVGFPLGGLLGLAIMACAATVFEPGGIQVDQLSQTALPVALGLGKIGLVVVMIGFFAATFGAALETGLSTGYSVAQYFGWQWGKLVRPRQAARFHTVVLVSVLLGTALLLTTVDPVQITELSLVFSAVVLPLTYLPILVVANDRDYLGDKVNGRITNVLGVIFLVIILVAAVAALPLMIFTGMGES; the protein is encoded by the coding sequence ATGAAGAAGGGCCTGGCCGTCACACTGGGCATCCTGACCGCGATCGGCGGGTTCGTCGACATCGGGGACCTGGTCGCCAACGCCCAGTCCGGCGCGCGGTTCGGCCTGCGCCAGGGGTGGGTGGTGGTCGTCGGGGTCGTCGGGATCTGCTTGTTCGCCGAGATGGCGGGCCGGGTCGCCGCGGTCAGCCACCGCCCGGTGTTCGACCTGGTGCGGGAACGGCTCGGGCCGCGGATGGCGATGGCGAACCTCGTGGGCTCCTACGCGGTCACGCTGCTCACGCTGACCGCCGAGATCGGCGGCGTGGCGCTGACCCTCCAGCTCGCGACGAGCCTGCCGCACCTGCTGTGGGTGCCGCTGGCCGGGTTCGCGGTATGGGTGGTGCTGTGGCGGGTGAAGTTCGAGCTGATGGAACAGATCTTCGGCTTCGCGGGGCTCGCGCTGGTGGTGTTCGTGATCGCGCTCTTCGCGCTGCACCCGCCATGGGGGAGCTTCGCCAGTGACGTCGTGCATTCGAGCCCGCCGGACGGGGAGAACTGGGGCACCTACGGGTACATGGCGGTTTCGCTGTTCGCCTCGGCGCTGACCCCGTACGAGGTGTTCTTCTTCTCCTCCGGCGGCGTCGAGGAGAAGTGGAGCCCGAAGGACCTGGCCACCGAGCGCACCAACACGTTCGTCGGCTTCCCGCTCGGCGGCCTGCTCGGGCTCGCGATCATGGCCTGCGCGGCGACCGTGTTCGAGCCGGGCGGGATCCAGGTCGACCAGCTGAGCCAGACCGCGCTGCCGGTCGCGCTGGGGCTGGGGAAGATCGGCCTGGTGGTGGTGATGATCGGGTTCTTCGCCGCCACCTTCGGCGCGGCGCTGGAGACCGGCCTGTCCACCGGCTACTCCGTCGCGCAGTACTTCGGCTGGCAGTGGGGCAAGCTCGTGCGGCCCCGCCAGGCCGCCCGGTTCCACACCGTCGTGCTGGTGAGCGTCCTGCTGGGCACGGCGCTGCTGCTGACCACCGTGGACCCGGTGCAGATCACCGAGCTGTCCCTGGTGTTCAGCGCGGTCGTGCTGCCGCTGACCTACCTGCCGATCCTCGTCGTCGCGAACGACCGGGACTACCTGGGCGACAAGGTCAACGGCCGGATCACCAACGTGCTCGGGGTGATCTTCCTGGTGATCATCCTGGTCGCCGCGGTCGCCGCGCTGCCGCTGATGATCTTCACCGGGATGGGGGAGTCGTGA
- the ligD gene encoding DNA ligase D, giving the protein MARVAPSARSRVPDWVEPMLAKPDGGRLRSGPGWAYEYKLDGYRCAMRIAPSGTTVLTSRNGIDFTDEFPTLAGALGVALGGRAAVLDGEIVACNEAGQIEFGLLQERRGRYQKYRTAGHHEPFEDARVRFLAFDLLQLGDTRLLEQPYDERRRLLAALPMPAPDRVSIVPAFTFDELAGDGLTPQDLLDRAGSEGYEGLIAKLRSSIYVPGHRPDAWLKHPLIQTQEVILCGWRPGQRGFTGTLGSLLLGAHDPGTGDLVYLGDVGTGFSRHERAELQARLEELERRTHPFATAPPREDVVRAHWVEPVLVGEVQYRQFTRGAGRLRHTSWRGLRADRSPDEVIAPRAVEPAAAPPPPAKRITVQAGKRRLTLSNLDKPLYPDGFTKGEVINYYSHIAPVLLPHLAGRPVTFIRFPDGVGGQQFFEKNVAKGAPDWLRTVVLPSSGSRGNGDSVEYALIEELAALVWAANMAALELHVPQWKVGREAKARHPDRLVFDLDPGEGTTIVECCRVAERLHDALVADGLTPYAKTSGSKGMQVCAGIRTRSPRAPSAYAKALAEQFAAQTPALVTAKMAKALRPGKVFIDWSQNNPAKTTIAAYSLRGRDRPTVSTPLTWDEVRACRRAAELVFTADDVLGRVEDLGDLMAGIDDTRARLPNRLPDGHRTAS; this is encoded by the coding sequence ATGGCGCGCGTCGCCCCGAGTGCCCGGTCCCGCGTCCCGGACTGGGTCGAGCCGATGCTCGCCAAGCCCGACGGTGGCCGGCTGCGCAGCGGGCCCGGCTGGGCCTACGAGTACAAGCTGGACGGCTACCGTTGCGCCATGCGGATCGCCCCGTCCGGCACGACGGTGCTGACCAGCCGCAACGGGATCGACTTCACCGACGAGTTCCCCACCCTCGCCGGCGCGCTCGGCGTCGCCCTCGGCGGCCGTGCCGCCGTGCTCGACGGCGAGATCGTCGCGTGCAACGAAGCCGGCCAGATCGAGTTCGGCCTCCTGCAGGAACGCCGGGGCCGCTACCAGAAGTACCGCACCGCGGGCCACCACGAGCCGTTCGAGGACGCCCGGGTGCGGTTCCTGGCGTTCGACCTGCTCCAGCTGGGCGACACCCGGCTGCTGGAGCAGCCCTACGACGAGCGCCGCCGGCTGCTCGCCGCGCTGCCGATGCCCGCGCCGGACCGGGTGTCGATCGTGCCCGCCTTCACCTTCGACGAGCTCGCCGGCGACGGGCTCACCCCGCAGGACCTGCTCGACCGGGCCGGCTCCGAGGGGTACGAGGGCCTGATCGCGAAGCTGCGCAGCTCGATCTACGTGCCGGGGCACCGCCCCGACGCGTGGCTGAAGCATCCGCTGATCCAGACCCAGGAGGTCATCCTGTGCGGCTGGCGGCCGGGGCAGCGCGGGTTCACCGGCACGCTCGGCAGCCTCCTGCTCGGCGCGCACGACCCCGGCACCGGCGACCTGGTCTACCTCGGCGACGTCGGCACCGGGTTCAGCCGGCACGAGCGAGCCGAGCTGCAGGCCCGGCTGGAAGAGCTCGAACGCCGCACGCACCCGTTCGCCACCGCCCCACCGCGGGAGGACGTCGTGCGTGCCCACTGGGTCGAGCCGGTGCTCGTCGGCGAGGTCCAGTACCGGCAGTTCACCCGCGGCGCGGGCCGCCTGCGGCACACGTCCTGGCGGGGCCTGCGCGCCGACCGCAGCCCCGACGAGGTGATCGCGCCCCGTGCCGTCGAGCCGGCCGCGGCCCCGCCGCCCCCGGCTAAGAGAATCACCGTGCAGGCCGGAAAACGACGGCTCACACTGTCCAACCTGGACAAGCCGCTGTACCCGGACGGCTTCACCAAGGGCGAGGTCATCAACTACTACTCGCACATCGCGCCCGTGCTCCTGCCCCACCTGGCGGGCCGTCCGGTCACGTTCATCCGGTTCCCGGACGGCGTCGGCGGGCAGCAGTTCTTCGAGAAGAACGTGGCCAAGGGCGCGCCGGACTGGCTGCGCACCGTAGTGCTGCCCAGCAGCGGCTCCCGCGGCAACGGCGACTCCGTCGAGTACGCGCTGATCGAGGAGCTGGCCGCGCTCGTGTGGGCGGCCAACATGGCCGCGCTCGAGCTGCACGTTCCACAGTGGAAGGTGGGCCGCGAGGCGAAGGCCCGGCACCCGGACCGCCTCGTGTTCGACCTCGACCCCGGCGAGGGGACCACCATCGTGGAGTGCTGCCGGGTGGCCGAGCGGCTGCACGACGCGCTCGTCGCCGACGGGCTCACCCCCTACGCCAAGACCTCGGGCTCCAAGGGGATGCAGGTCTGCGCCGGCATCCGGACCCGCAGCCCGCGGGCGCCCTCGGCCTACGCCAAGGCGCTCGCCGAGCAGTTCGCGGCGCAGACCCCCGCGCTGGTCACCGCGAAGATGGCCAAGGCACTGCGCCCGGGCAAGGTGTTCATCGACTGGAGCCAGAACAACCCCGCGAAGACCACCATCGCGGCGTACTCGCTGCGCGGCCGCGACCGGCCCACCGTCTCCACCCCGCTCACCTGGGACGAGGTGCGCGCCTGCCGCCGCGCCGCGGAGCTGGTCTTCACCGCCGACGACGTCCTCGGCCGGGTCGAGGACCTCGGCGACCTGATGGCCGGCATCGACGACACCCGGGCCCGGCTGCCGAACCGTCTTCCGGACGGGCACCGGACGGCGTCATGA